Proteins encoded together in one Triticum dicoccoides isolate Atlit2015 ecotype Zavitan chromosome 7B, WEW_v2.0, whole genome shotgun sequence window:
- the LOC119335388 gene encoding uncharacterized protein LOC119335388 — MMLDKGSLDLVLVPCGLVIMFGYHLILLYRILRHPAATVIGYENHNKLAWVRRMAQAAPEETGLALSVISSSIAASTNLASLSIALGSLIGAWVSSTSKVFMTELVYGDNSQATAAVKYISLLVCFLVSFTCFIHSARYYVQASFLVTTLDSDVPASYMQHAVIRGGNFWSMGLRALYFATTLLMWIFGPIPMFVCSVFMVFVLHMLDSNSLPLHQYQFTVRKWRDQRALASTQITSQPSPQNAIINNPILSPVTFFS; from the exons ATGATGCTTGACAAGGGCTCCCTGGACCTGGTGCTGGTGCCGTGCGGCCTGGTCATCATGTTCGGCTACCACCTCATCCTCCTCTACCGGATCCTCCGGCATCCGGCCGCAACCGTCATCGGCTACGAGAATCACAACAAGCTGGCGTGGGTTCGCCGCATGGCCCAG GCGGCTCCGGAGGAGACGGGGCTGGCGCTGAGCGTGATCTCCAGCAGTATCGCGGCGTCCACGAACCTGGCCTCGCTGTCCATCGCGCTGGGCTCGCTCATCGGCGCCTGGGTCAGCAGCACAAGCAAGGTGTTCATGACGGAGCTCGTCTACGGCGACAACAGCCAGGCGACGGCGGCGGTCAAGTATATCTCCCTCCTCGTCTGCTTTCTGGTGTCCTTCACTTGCTTCATCCACTCCGCAAG GTACTATGTCCAAGCCAGCTTCCTGGTGACCACGCTGGACTCCGACGTCCCGGCGAGCTACATGCAGCATGCGGTGATCCGGGGCGGCAACTTCTGGTCCATGGGGCTCCGAGCACTCTACTTCGCAACGACGCTGCTGATGTGGATATTCGGGCCGATACCGATGTTCGTCTGCTCAGTGTTCATGGTGTTCGTCCTACACATGCTGGACAGCAACTCCCTGCCCCTGCACCAGTACCAGTTCACAGTTAGGAAATGGCGTGATCAGAGAGCTCTAGCATCTACTCAGATTACAAGCCAACCAAGTCCTCAAAATGCAATTATCAATAACCCAATATTATCGCCTGTAACATTCTTCAGTTGA